GACCTCGCCGCGGAAGGTCCGGTTCGCGAGGGCCTCGACGGTGACCGCCACAGGTTGCCCCACCTTGACGCTCTGGATGTCGGCCTCGGGGATATTGATGACCGCTTCCATGATCGCGCGGTTGGGAATGGTCATCAGGACCCGTCCAGGCTGGAAGGTGGCCCCCACCTGGATTTCACTGCTCCGCCAGGCCTCATCGGGATTGCCATACATGATGATGCCGTCGAGGGGGGCACGGACCTCGAAGGCGCGCCGTTCCTCCATTTTGGCGTTCAGGTCGTTGACGGCCCGTTCCTGGGCCCGTTGGGAGGATTCAACCGCCTGGGTCTTGGCGAGCAGGAAGGCTTCCGTTTGTTTCCGCGCTTTTTCAAGTTCGGTTTTGGCCTTGGCCAGGGCCGCCTCCGCCGCTGCATTATTGAGCGGAATGGTGTAGTCTTCCAACAGTTTTTTCTCGATGATGGCGGTTTCCATGGAGAGCTTGGTGGTTTCCAGTTTAACCCGTTCCTCGTCGATCTCATCCTCGGTCACAAAGCCATCTTTCAAGAGCCCCTGCAGTTCCTCATACCCGCGCTTTTTCCGCATGTATTCACTTTCAGCGGTCTTGGCTTTGACCTCGGCGTTACGCCGGTCCATGGGTTCATCCCCCTTGAGGAATTTTTGAAGTTCCAGCGTGGAGGAGGCGACCCCTTGTTCCGCGATCGTCAGGAAACTTTTGTTATCCATCAACTGGATGTCCAGGCCTGTTTTGGCGGATACCAATTTGGTTTCCGCCTCGCTGAGGGCCACCTCAAGGTCCTTGATGCGCTGGTCGATATCATCTGTGTTGAAGAGGGCGATCACGTCATTGGATTTGACGAGGGAGCCGTCCGGGATGAGGGACGAAATGGCGGAGGGGCGTTTGATCTCCGGGCTGATTTTGACGGCATTCATGGCCCGGATATCCCCGGAGCCCTGGATGGAGATGACCAGCGGACCCTGTTTGGCCGTGGCCGTCAGGGGAAGGGTCTCTTCCGTTTTCTGCCGGCAGCCGTTCGAGAGGGTGATCGAAACGATCAGGCCCAGTATCACGGGTATGTACTTCATCGTCATGAGATCTCCTTGAGTTGTCAGCGTGCGCTAATTCGATCGGGCGGTTGCTTTGTGATTTTCCAATACCGGCGGCGGTAGTTCAATCAGGGTCCCATCCGCGTCCACATCCAGGAGGCCGACATCCCGAAGCAGTTGGAGCCGTTGTTGTTCGTATTGGGCGAGTGCCCGGACATGGGCGTTGCGGGCGCTCAGCAGATCATTTTGAGCTTCCACGACATCGCGGTTGGAGAGATCGCCATTCTTGAAGCGGTACGTTGCGAAATCCGACCGTTTTTTGGTGATCTCAATGTTCCGTTTATTGATCTCCACGGTTTCAGAGAGGGCCAGCAGTTTGCTGAAACTGTCGCTGATTTCGACCCGGATGAGGTCCTCTTTTTCCGCAACCGCGCGCTCGGCGGCGTCGCACTCGAAGGTTGACCGGCGGATGGCATCCCGTTCAGCCCGCTTGTCGAGGGGGAGTTCCAGGGTCACGCCGGCGACATAGTCAGGGGTGAACTCCCCGGAGGCCGGCGAGTCGGCGTCCTTGGCCCGGGTGCCCGCTTTCCCATAGAGGTCCAGTTCCGGGAGCAGGAGATTGCGGGCCAACCGCAGGCGGCGCTGGGAATCATCCCGTTTTTCCGCCATGGTTTTTAAATCAAGCCGTTGGGTCAGGGCGAGCTGGATGCATGAGGTCTGATCAAGTGATAAGGGTTTTTTGGCGGGGATATCGGCGCCGGTTTTCAGGGGAATATCGACGGGGAGGCCGGCTTCCACCAGGAACCGGCTCAGTCCGATCTGGAGTGCGGATTCGTTCAGGCTCAAGGTGTTGCGGGCGGTGAGTTCCTGTTGCTGGGAGCGCAGGACATCGATGGACGGGGCTCGGCGGATTTTAAAGAGGGCTTCCGAGCGCTGGCGCAGGTAGGTGGATTGTTGAACATTCATGCGGGTGTTCTCGAGAACGGCTTTCTGGATCACGAGGCCGTAATACTTCTGGATCACGCCGATGGCGAAGTCCTGCCGGTCGAGGGCGAATGACCGCAGGGAATAAACGAGGTTCCGGTTGGCCTGGATGAGCGCATCATGGCTGTTCTCGTATCCTGCGCCCGCCAGCAGGGGTTGGCGCACCTCGATCGCGGCGGCCGTGTCATAGTTGGCCGAGTTGAGGCCATTGGAAGAGGCGGCCAGGCTGGTCCCTTTGGCCGCCAGGGAGCCGCCGAAGGGGAGGGGCACGGAGGTTGACAGTTCGAGGCCCCCCAGGCTTTTGTCCGACCCCGTTTTCTTCTCCGCCATCACATAGTCGAGGGTGCCGGCGCACTGGGGTTCAAACTCGCGCACGGCGGCCAGGACATCCAGTCCGCTTAAATAAAGCTCCTCCCGCCGGGTTTGCAGGGCACGGCTGTATTGGGTGGCGAGGCGCAGGGCGGCATTCAGATCCAGATCCAGCGAGGAGGGGGCTTTGTGGGTATCGCCGATTTCAGCCGTGGCGGCCTTTAGGGCGTTGCTGGCCTGGGGCAGGGTCAGGAAGGCTTGATCACGGATCACTTCATGCACGGCGGCATCAGGGGTGCCCAGGGTCCCGCAACCGGCAAGGAGCAGCGTCAGCCCGAAGGTTGTGACCATGCAAACCGGGAGTAGGATAAAACGTAACGTCGCCATGAACTTCTTAACCCTTTGGAGGGCAAGTGTGTCCTCTTTTTGATGGCGGTTGTCAATGAATGAATAGGGGGCTGCGCTGGGCGTCCTGGAAAGAGGTCCGTTCGCACTGTGCAAACGACCATTTTGTGGTTCTGTACTTCACTCAGACGTCGGAGAATGAGGCGACTTTGTTATTGTCTGCTCCATCAACCGGTACCCGATTCCAGGTTCGGTTTGAATCAGTTTGGAGGATTCCAATGTAGTCTCGATTTTCTTCCGGAGATGGTTCATGTAAACGCGCAGGTATTGGGATTGCTCTTCCGCTTGGGGTCCCCACACGTCCCGTAATAACTGCCGGTGGGTAACCACCTTTCCATGATTCAGCGCCAGAATCCGGAGCAGGGCATATTCAGTGGCCGTAAGGTGGATCTCTACCCCCTTTTTCGTGACCCGACGGGTGTTGAAATCCACCTGAAGAAACCCTGTCTGGTAAATGGATTCGGCGGGTCCGGTTGAAGAATGCCGGCGTATGGCGCGCAGTCGGGCGGCAAGTTCGGCCGCATAAAACGGCTTGGTGAGATAATCGTCCGCCCCGGCATCAAGTGCTGCCACTTTCTGTTCAAGTTCCTGGCGGACGGACAATACCAGAACCGGGGTTTTGCTCCATTCGCGCAAACGCCTCAGGACTTCTAATCCGTCCATGTCGGGCAGGCCGAGGTCGAGGATGATGACGTCAGGGCGGCGATACACTGCGGCAGTCAATCCCTCCTGTCCCGTCTCGGCCTCGAATACCCGGTATTCTTCTGCCTCCAGGGCAAGTTTCAGGAACCGCCGAATCTGAACTTCGTCGTCAATGATCAAAGCGACAGGTTGGGAGGCAGCGTCAGTCATATACTTTCCGGTATTCTCTTCATTTCAACGGGAATCCGCAAGGTGAAGGTGGCGCCCCGATCAGGATTGTTTACGGCGGACACCGTTCCCTGAAGTGCGTTCATCAGGCCCTTGACAATGGACAAGCCCAGTCCGATTCCACCGGACGGCGCTTGAGGGCCCCGGAAGAATTTCTCAAAAACACGGGTTTCTCCGCCCGGCGGGAGGCCGGGCCCCTGATCGGATACCCTGAGCACGAGATGGGACTCATCGACCTGTGCCGAAATCGTGATTTCAGAGCCAGGTTCAGTATATAAGGCTGCATTAGCGGTAAGATTTGCCAGGGATTGCTCGACAAATCCGGAATCCACTTTGACGGAGGGAAAGTCACTGGGAATCAGGACATGTACCTGGTGCCGGGACAACAGGTCACCCACCTGTTGTTGTGCGGATGAGATAATCTCGTCCACGTCACACCAGGCCGGTGCAAGGGTGTAGCGTCCGGACTCAATCCGGGTCATGCTGATCAGGTTATCCACGATGCGTCCCAGTCGCCGGGAGGCGGTCTCGATTTCTTTAAGAAAGGGTTGCGCCCCTTTTGCTTCCTTGATCAGGTCAAAGACCAACCCCAATTCCCCGGTGGCGGCCTGAATGACGGCAAGTGGCGTCTTGATCTCGTGAGAGACGCAATCGAAGAGTGTTTTGTAGAGTTTTTCTGATTCCTCCGCCAATTGGGTACGGCCGGCCTCCTGAATGAGCCAGTACCGCTCGATCATCACGGCGATCTGGTCTGCAAAAGTTTCCAGTAATTCGCGTTCATCAAGGAGCAGGGGTTTACGATCCGGGAAATGAAGGGCAAGGACGCCCACCTTATTGTTCGCCGTTTTCAAAGGAAGATGCAGGCAATCGGACTCAGGCAAGGTGTCTGTATGCCGTCCCGCTGGTTCGCGATGTTCCAGGGACCACAAGGCCACACCCCGTTCTTTCTCGGTTAGGGTCCACATTCCGGCGGGATGTTGAGTCTGACTCAATCGCCCATCCTGTCCGACCAGTAGTACGGCACATTGGGTTCCTGAAACATTTTGAATCTCCTGGATGGCCCGGCGAAGTCCCTCCTCCAGAGTGGTGCTTTCAGCGACCCCTTGAGCCAGCCGGTATAACGCGGCCGTACGTTGTTCGCGCTTCCGTTCGGACCATTCCCGGAGGCGGAGGCGGGCGGTCAGGTTTCCGATGACCAGGGCGACAATGAAGTACATGACAAACATGAGGATATCATGGACCTGATTGATGTGCAGGGTGAAGACGGGCGGGATGAACAGGAAATCCCATAACAAGGCGCTGGCGGCGGCGGTAATCAGGATGGCCCGTCGTTGCAGTTGGGTGGCCAGGAGGATGATGAGGAACAGGTAAACGAGCGCGATGGCCCAATAGCCGGTGACATCGCGAATCAGCCAGCAGATGGCGGTAACAAGGGCGATCGAAACGGTTCCCAGCGTGATGTCGTGCGACCAGGGGGTGAAGTCAAATGGCTTCCCCGGGGGAGTGAGGTGGGGACCCTGAGATTGACCGGTTTGGACCACACACACATCAAGGTCGCCGCTTTCCCGGATCAGGCGGTCCACCAGCGATCCTCCCTTGAAAAATTCGCGCAAGGGTGAGTCGAGCGTCTTTCCGATCACTAGTTGGGTGACGCGCTCTTCCCTGGCGACCCGTAGCAGGGTTTTCACCAGATCGTCGCCGGTCGTGGCCACCACCTGCGCCCCGAGTTGACGGGCAAGTGAAAGGGTTTTCGCCAGGCGGGCAGTTTCCTCTTCAGAGAGGGGGAGTAATGATTCGACATAGACGGCAACCCATTGGGCGCCCATGACCGACACCGCACGACGTGTCCAGCGGATGAGTTCCGCGGAATATGGGCTTGGCCCGATGGCCACCATCAGTTTGGCGTTGGTTTTCCACGCGCCGGTGATCTGCCGGGTGGTCATGACATCCCGGAGTTCCTGGTTGACATGTTCTGCGGTAGCGCGAAGGGCAAGTTCCCTCAATGCCGTAAGATTCTCCTCCTTGAAAAAATTAGATGCGGCGGTCTGCGCCATGGTGCCCAGGTAGACCTTTCCCTCCGCCAGGCGCTCGCGAAGGGAGTCCGGGGTCAGATCCACCAGTTGAATGTCGGTGGCCTGATCCAAAACCGTGTCCGGCACCGTTTCCCGGATGGTCACCCCGGTGATTTGGCGGACGAGATCCACCCGGCTTTCGATGTGCTGGATGTTCAGGGTTGAATACACATCAATCCCTGCATCCAGCAGTTCCAGGACATCCTGATAGCGTTTGGGATGGCGACTGGTGGGAGCATTGGAATGGGCTAATTCATCGACCAACGCGAGGGTGGGATGGCGTTGAAGGAGGGCGTCCAGATCCATTTCAGGGAGGGTTGCGCCCCGGTACTCCACCAACCGGAGGGGAATGGCCGGGAGCCCCTCCAGGAGGGCTTGGGTCTCGGTGCGCCGATGCGTCTCCACCACCGCGACCACCAAATCAGTACCCTCGGATTTCCGTTGATGGGCCATTTTCAGCATGGCGTAGGTTTTCCCCACGCCGGCACACATGCCGAGGAAGACGGTCAACCGCCCGCGCCGGTGCCGGTCATCCTCCTGTTTGATGGCGGCGAGAAGGACGTCTGGATTGGGCCTGGATGGATCCTGCATATGATGGCCCCCTTATGGCGCACTCACCTCGCGGTCCCTGTTGAAACGATCATAATCGCTACCCTCCTGAATGGCTAATGGATGAACGTTATACGAATTGGTGCCATCACCAAGATAGTTCCAAACAGGACCTAAAGCCAACTCATTGTTTGGTGACGATTTCAATTATTGATCCAGGGACAGGTTGAGCAGCAAAACATTTACCCGGGGCTCGCCCAGAAACCCGTACCGGGGTAATTCGGTGAACTGAACGACGTGGGACTCCAGTACAGATACGGGCAGGTTCCGGGCACTGGCTACCCGAT
This sequence is a window from bacterium. Protein-coding genes within it:
- a CDS encoding TolC family protein, with amino-acid sequence MATLRFILLPVCMVTTFGLTLLLAGCGTLGTPDAAVHEVIRDQAFLTLPQASNALKAATAEIGDTHKAPSSLDLDLNAALRLATQYSRALQTRREELYLSGLDVLAAVREFEPQCAGTLDYVMAEKKTGSDKSLGGLELSTSVPLPFGGSLAAKGTSLAASSNGLNSANYDTAAAIEVRQPLLAGAGYENSHDALIQANRNLVYSLRSFALDRQDFAIGVIQKYYGLVIQKAVLENTRMNVQQSTYLRQRSEALFKIRRAPSIDVLRSQQQELTARNTLSLNESALQIGLSRFLVEAGLPVDIPLKTGADIPAKKPLSLDQTSCIQLALTQRLDLKTMAEKRDDSQRRLRLARNLLLPELDLYGKAGTRAKDADSPASGEFTPDYVAGVTLELPLDKRAERDAIRRSTFECDAAERAVAEKEDLIRVEISDSFSKLLALSETVEINKRNIEITKKRSDFATYRFKNGDLSNRDVVEAQNDLLSARNAHVRALAQYEQQRLQLLRDVGLLDVDADGTLIELPPPVLENHKATARSN
- a CDS encoding response regulator — translated: MTDAASQPVALIIDDEVQIRRFLKLALEAEEYRVFEAETGQEGLTAAVYRRPDVIILDLGLPDMDGLEVLRRLREWSKTPVLVLSVRQELEQKVAALDAGADDYLTKPFYAAELAARLRAIRRHSSTGPAESIYQTGFLQVDFNTRRVTKKGVEIHLTATEYALLRILALNHGKVVTHRQLLRDVWGPQAEEQSQYLRVYMNHLRKKIETTLESSKLIQTEPGIGYRLMEQTITKSPHSPTSE
- a CDS encoding sensor histidine kinase KdpD, encoding MQDPSRPNPDVLLAAIKQEDDRHRRGRLTVFLGMCAGVGKTYAMLKMAHQRKSEGTDLVVAVVETHRRTETQALLEGLPAIPLRLVEYRGATLPEMDLDALLQRHPTLALVDELAHSNAPTSRHPKRYQDVLELLDAGIDVYSTLNIQHIESRVDLVRQITGVTIRETVPDTVLDQATDIQLVDLTPDSLRERLAEGKVYLGTMAQTAASNFFKEENLTALRELALRATAEHVNQELRDVMTTRQITGAWKTNAKLMVAIGPSPYSAELIRWTRRAVSVMGAQWVAVYVESLLPLSEEETARLAKTLSLARQLGAQVVATTGDDLVKTLLRVAREERVTQLVIGKTLDSPLREFFKGGSLVDRLIRESGDLDVCVVQTGQSQGPHLTPPGKPFDFTPWSHDITLGTVSIALVTAICWLIRDVTGYWAIALVYLFLIILLATQLQRRAILITAAASALLWDFLFIPPVFTLHINQVHDILMFVMYFIVALVIGNLTARLRLREWSERKREQRTAALYRLAQGVAESTTLEEGLRRAIQEIQNVSGTQCAVLLVGQDGRLSQTQHPAGMWTLTEKERGVALWSLEHREPAGRHTDTLPESDCLHLPLKTANNKVGVLALHFPDRKPLLLDERELLETFADQIAVMIERYWLIQEAGRTQLAEESEKLYKTLFDCVSHEIKTPLAVIQAATGELGLVFDLIKEAKGAQPFLKEIETASRRLGRIVDNLISMTRIESGRYTLAPAWCDVDEIISSAQQQVGDLLSRHQVHVLIPSDFPSVKVDSGFVEQSLANLTANAALYTEPGSEITISAQVDESHLVLRVSDQGPGLPPGGETRVFEKFFRGPQAPSGGIGLGLSIVKGLMNALQGTVSAVNNPDRGATFTLRIPVEMKRIPESI
- a CDS encoding efflux RND transporter periplasmic adaptor subunit; protein product: MKYIPVILGLIVSITLSNGCRQKTEETLPLTATAKQGPLVISIQGSGDIRAMNAVKISPEIKRPSAISSLIPDGSLVKSNDVIALFNTDDIDQRIKDLEVALSEAETKLVSAKTGLDIQLMDNKSFLTIAEQGVASSTLELQKFLKGDEPMDRRNAEVKAKTAESEYMRKKRGYEELQGLLKDGFVTEDEIDEERVKLETTKLSMETAIIEKKLLEDYTIPLNNAAAEAALAKAKTELEKARKQTEAFLLAKTQAVESSQRAQERAVNDLNAKMEERRAFEVRAPLDGIIMYGNPDEAWRSSEIQVGATFQPGRVLMTIPNRAIMEAVINIPEADIQSVKVGQPVAVTVEALANRTFRGEVFKVAEVANSGGWWAGDLKEFKVEITLKYTKELRPGFSCDAEIIVDTIPRTVTLPVQAVFRDGDKFFVYPASGLQGKRQEVKIGKASVQFVEILDGLKAGEKVLLNPPEKPSTPSPS